In Bacillus sp. SB49, a single window of DNA contains:
- a CDS encoding NAD(P)-dependent oxidoreductase: MTTIGFIGTGVMGKSMARHLKKAGYDIHLYTRTKAKAEELLKEGMVWEDSVAELARRSDIILTIVGYPTDVEEVYFGKNGILEHATEGTYVIDMTTSSPALASKIADKAKAAGIHALDAPVSGGDIGARNGTLTIMVGGEQADYDAVRPVLEVMGANIVLQGPAGAGQHTKMANQIAIAAGMLGVTEAILYAEEAGLDPKRVLKSIEAGAAGSWSLSNLAPRMINEDFAPGFYVKHFIKDMAIAIESAEAMDIPVPGLKLAKELYDRFQEAGGEDKGTQAIYDYYRMMQS; the protein is encoded by the coding sequence ATGACTACAATCGGATTCATCGGAACAGGCGTCATGGGTAAAAGCATGGCCCGTCATTTGAAAAAAGCAGGCTATGATATCCATCTTTACACAAGAACAAAAGCGAAGGCAGAAGAACTCTTGAAGGAAGGGATGGTCTGGGAGGATAGTGTTGCAGAGCTTGCCCGCCGCTCGGACATCATCCTCACGATTGTCGGCTATCCGACAGATGTTGAGGAAGTCTATTTCGGAAAAAACGGCATCTTAGAGCATGCAACAGAAGGTACCTACGTCATCGATATGACCACTTCTTCTCCTGCCCTTGCTTCAAAAATCGCGGATAAGGCGAAGGCTGCAGGCATCCACGCTCTCGATGCTCCCGTATCCGGAGGGGATATCGGCGCGAGAAACGGGACGCTTACCATCATGGTTGGTGGAGAACAAGCCGATTATGACGCCGTCCGTCCAGTGTTGGAAGTGATGGGAGCAAATATCGTCCTCCAAGGTCCGGCCGGTGCCGGCCAGCACACGAAAATGGCTAATCAGATCGCTATTGCAGCAGGCATGCTGGGCGTTACAGAGGCCATTCTATATGCCGAAGAAGCGGGGCTTGACCCGAAGCGTGTCCTGAAGAGCATCGAAGCAGGAGCGGCGGGGAGCTGGTCCTTGTCCAATCTTGCACCGCGTATGATCAACGAGGACTTCGCACCGGGCTTTTATGTGAAGCATTTTATCAAAGACATGGCGATCGCTATCGAATCCGCCGAGGCCATGGACATTCCTGTTCCAGGTTTGAAACTCGCCAAGGAACTGTACGACCGCTTCCAGGAGGCCGGGGGCGAAGACAAAGGAACCCAGGCCATCTACGACTATTACCGAATGATGCAGTCCTGA
- a CDS encoding nuclear transport factor 2 family protein, with protein sequence MVIDTKSHFKQLEESHLRTDVRESPEKLGEILAEDFWEIGSSGKKYDREACLKGVVQGEMELYHFEIQSLADDTVLTTYYLKEKTRERNTLRSSIWKLMEGRWRLFFHQGTITDLKVEEYAL encoded by the coding sequence ATGGTCATCGATACGAAATCACACTTTAAGCAGTTGGAAGAGAGTCATTTAAGAACAGATGTAAGAGAATCGCCGGAAAAGTTAGGGGAGATCCTTGCGGAAGATTTTTGGGAAATCGGAAGCTCAGGAAAGAAATACGATAGAGAAGCATGTCTGAAAGGCGTGGTCCAGGGGGAGATGGAGCTCTATCATTTTGAAATCCAATCGCTCGCCGATGATACGGTGCTGACCACCTACTACCTTAAGGAGAAGACAAGGGAACGCAATACCCTTCGCAGTTCCATATGGAAGCTGATGGAGGGGCGCTGGCGCTTGTTCTTCCATCAAGGCACCATCACAGATCTGAAGGTGGAAGAGTACGCTCTGTAA
- a CDS encoding TetR/AcrR family transcriptional regulator, whose translation MKTATTKRDDILDSALTLFAERGYDATTIPMIAKDANVGAGTIYRYFDNKEVLVNTLFQQYVHVFITMLKEGYPTDKSIREQFHHLFQRMVRFTNEHDHALYFLKTHNAAYFLDERSEEAFTELWSILRDFVEEGKKAKEIRDLPTMALIAIIFGSFLELQQLIRSGDLKVDEALLCGVEDSCWDAVRHHS comes from the coding sequence ATGAAGACAGCAACTACGAAACGAGACGACATTCTGGACAGCGCCTTGACCCTGTTCGCCGAGCGCGGCTATGATGCCACGACGATTCCGATGATTGCGAAGGATGCGAACGTAGGGGCAGGGACGATCTATCGGTATTTTGATAATAAGGAAGTCCTCGTTAATACGCTGTTTCAACAGTATGTGCATGTGTTCATTACGATGCTTAAAGAAGGGTATCCGACTGACAAAAGTATCCGGGAACAGTTCCATCATCTGTTCCAGCGGATGGTCCGGTTTACGAACGAGCATGACCATGCTTTATACTTCCTGAAAACACATAATGCTGCTTATTTTTTGGATGAACGAAGTGAAGAAGCGTTTACGGAATTGTGGAGCATCCTCCGCGACTTCGTGGAGGAAGGGAAGAAAGCGAAAGAAATACGCGATTTGCCGACAATGGCCTTGATTGCCATTATTTTCGGCAGTTTTCTCGAATTGCAGCAGCTGATCCGCTCTGGTGATCTGAAAGTGGATGAAGCGCTTCTCTGTGGAGTAGAAGACAGCTGTTGGGACGCTGTGCGCCATCATTCCTGA
- a CDS encoding bifunctional cytochrome P450/NADPH--P450 reductase produces MTQYNQLPRPKTYGPLGNLPALDKEKPVQTFMKMAKELGPIYQFEFPGRTSTFVSSAELAAEICDEKRFDKSVGPALQKVRAFGGDGLFTSETSEPNWKKAHQILLPSFSQQAMKGYHDKMLDLATQLVQKWERLNASEEIDVPEDMTRLTLDTIGLCGFNFRFNSFYREDMHPFVEKMVRALDESMSQTQRLPFQDKLMLKTKKQFEADIDDMFKLADELIAERKRNGDNGENDLLSHMLEGKDPETGEGLSDENIRYQMLTFLIAGHETTSGLLSFALYFLMKNPDKLQKAYEEVDAVLGDDVPDYKQVKQLKYARMILNETLRLWPTAPAFTVYAKEDTTLAGKYSAQKGEVFTLLTPELHRDTAVWGEDVEAFCPERFEDPSKIPHHAFKPFGNGQRACIGQQFAMHEATIVLGMVLQQFELIDHTNYELDVKETLTLKPEGLTMKVRPRVEKTAFYNPEAKGQETKAHDTPAITNDGHGTPLLFLYASNMGTAEGVARELAEKASSLGFATDAAPLDSRTGDLPEEGAVIFVSASYNGHPPDNAVRFMEWISTAEEGALNGVSYTVFGCGDRNWATTYQKVPQEIDRYMEAKGAERIVPRGEGDAGDDFDGDLEKWQEKLWDGLAAHFELEVKAGENSTSSIALKFVSGTSYTPVARAYDAFTSEVAANRELQKSGSRSTRHLDIKLPDGVTYQEGDHLGVLPENGEELLARVCTRFDVKAEDYVLLEEGSGKAKHLPSGQPIKLGDLLASHVELQEPATRAQIRALAACNPCPPHKVELEELLEDETYKSEVLKKRRTMLELLEIYPSSMMEFDQFLALLPALKVRYYSISSSPAKNDRETSITVSVVEDEAWSGTGIYKGVSSNYLADRKPGDRIACFIRTPETAFHLPESLETPIIMVGPGTGVAPFRGFLQKRSLQKQAGKTLGEAHLYFGCRHPEEDYLYEEELQAAEAEGIVTLHTVFSRVGAEKCYVQHIMEEDAAKLVDLLDNGAHLYICGDGSRMAPDVTAMLQRSYQHIHDTDEQTAVEWLNQLEKEGRFAKDVWAGA; encoded by the coding sequence ATGACTCAATACAATCAACTGCCAAGACCGAAAACATATGGACCATTAGGAAACTTACCGGCCCTGGATAAAGAAAAGCCTGTCCAGACGTTTATGAAGATGGCGAAAGAACTCGGTCCGATCTATCAATTTGAGTTCCCTGGACGGACGAGTACATTCGTATCCAGTGCGGAACTCGCAGCGGAGATCTGCGATGAGAAACGCTTCGATAAAAGTGTTGGTCCTGCACTCCAGAAAGTACGGGCCTTTGGAGGAGACGGACTGTTTACGAGTGAAACAAGCGAGCCGAACTGGAAGAAAGCCCATCAGATTCTTCTGCCGAGCTTCAGTCAGCAGGCGATGAAAGGCTACCATGACAAGATGCTCGACCTCGCCACCCAGCTCGTTCAGAAGTGGGAACGATTGAATGCAAGCGAAGAAATTGATGTCCCGGAAGATATGACGCGCCTGACCCTGGATACGATCGGTCTGTGCGGATTTAATTTCCGTTTCAACAGTTTTTACAGAGAGGATATGCACCCGTTCGTCGAGAAAATGGTGCGTGCTCTTGATGAATCCATGAGCCAGACACAGCGGCTCCCATTCCAGGATAAACTGATGCTTAAGACGAAGAAACAGTTCGAGGCGGATATCGATGATATGTTCAAGCTTGCCGATGAGCTGATAGCGGAGCGGAAACGGAATGGAGATAACGGGGAAAACGATCTGCTATCCCATATGCTGGAAGGGAAAGATCCTGAGACGGGCGAAGGACTGAGTGATGAGAATATCCGTTATCAAATGCTCACCTTCCTCATTGCCGGACACGAAACGACGAGCGGTCTGCTTTCCTTTGCGCTTTACTTCCTTATGAAGAATCCCGATAAGCTTCAGAAAGCCTATGAAGAAGTGGATGCCGTGCTCGGCGATGACGTTCCGGATTATAAGCAGGTGAAACAGTTGAAATATGCCCGCATGATCCTCAATGAAACACTGAGACTATGGCCGACCGCGCCGGCGTTCACCGTCTATGCGAAGGAAGATACGACACTGGCAGGTAAATATTCCGCTCAAAAAGGAGAAGTGTTCACGCTTTTGACTCCGGAATTGCACAGAGATACAGCCGTGTGGGGAGAGGATGTCGAAGCGTTCTGTCCGGAGCGGTTTGAGGATCCTTCCAAAATTCCTCACCATGCATTCAAACCGTTCGGTAACGGGCAGCGTGCGTGTATCGGACAGCAGTTTGCCATGCATGAGGCGACGATCGTCCTCGGTATGGTCCTTCAGCAGTTCGAGCTGATTGACCATACGAACTACGAGCTGGATGTGAAAGAAACGCTGACACTGAAGCCGGAAGGGCTGACGATGAAGGTACGCCCGCGTGTGGAGAAAACGGCCTTCTATAACCCGGAGGCGAAAGGGCAGGAAACAAAAGCACATGATACACCTGCCATTACGAATGACGGACACGGGACGCCGCTTCTGTTCTTATATGCATCCAATATGGGGACAGCGGAAGGAGTCGCCCGTGAGCTTGCTGAAAAAGCATCTTCCCTGGGGTTTGCAACGGATGCGGCCCCGCTCGACAGCCGCACCGGGGATCTGCCCGAAGAAGGAGCGGTTATTTTCGTTTCTGCTTCTTATAACGGTCACCCTCCGGACAATGCTGTTCGATTCATGGAATGGATTTCAACCGCAGAAGAAGGCGCGTTGAACGGCGTTTCCTACACGGTGTTTGGATGTGGAGACCGCAACTGGGCGACGACTTACCAGAAGGTTCCACAGGAAATTGATCGTTATATGGAAGCGAAAGGTGCAGAACGGATCGTTCCGCGCGGGGAAGGGGATGCCGGCGATGATTTTGACGGTGACCTCGAGAAATGGCAGGAGAAGCTGTGGGACGGTTTGGCTGCTCATTTCGAATTGGAAGTGAAAGCAGGAGAGAATTCCACAAGCTCGATTGCTCTGAAGTTCGTCAGTGGAACGTCCTACACACCGGTAGCCCGTGCTTACGACGCCTTTACAAGTGAAGTAGCAGCGAACCGCGAACTGCAGAAATCAGGCAGCCGGAGCACCCGTCATCTTGATATCAAGCTTCCTGATGGAGTGACTTACCAGGAAGGTGACCACCTTGGTGTGCTTCCGGAAAATGGGGAAGAGCTCCTCGCTCGTGTCTGCACCCGCTTTGATGTGAAAGCGGAGGATTACGTCCTGCTTGAAGAGGGTTCCGGGAAGGCGAAGCACCTTCCATCCGGACAGCCGATCAAGCTTGGGGACCTGCTTGCTTCCCACGTCGAACTGCAGGAACCGGCAACGAGAGCTCAGATTCGTGCCCTTGCTGCCTGCAACCCTTGTCCACCGCATAAAGTGGAGCTTGAGGAACTGTTGGAAGACGAAACGTATAAGAGCGAAGTGCTGAAAAAACGCCGGACGATGCTGGAGCTGTTGGAGATTTATCCTTCCAGTATGATGGAATTTGACCAGTTCCTTGCGCTTTTGCCGGCACTAAAAGTCCGTTACTATTCCATTTCCAGCTCCCCGGCTAAAAACGACAGGGAAACGAGTATTACCGTGTCCGTCGTCGAAGATGAAGCGTGGAGCGGGACAGGAATTTACAAAGGAGTAAGCTCCAATTACCTTGCCGACCGGAAGCCGGGAGACCGGATCGCCTGTTTCATCCGTACACCGGAAACGGCTTTCCACCTGCCGGAGAGTCTGGAGACGCCGATCATTATGGTCGGTCCGGGGACTGGGGTCGCCCCTTTCCGTGGTTTTCTGCAGAAACGCAGCCTTCAAAAACAGGCAGGTAAAACGCTTGGAGAAGCGCACCTGTACTTCGGGTGTCGTCATCCGGAAGAGGATTATCTTTATGAAGAGGAATTGCAGGCAGCGGAAGCGGAAGGAATCGTCACTCTTCACACCGTCTTCTCGAGAGTCGGTGCAGAGAAATGCTACGTCCAGCATATAATGGAAGAGGATGCAGCGAAGCTGGTAGACCTGCTTGACAATGGTGCGCATCTCTACATCTGTGGAGACGGAAGCAGGATGGCACCGGATGTGACCGCAATGCTTCAAAGAAGTTATCAACATATCCATGATACGGATGAGCAGACAGCCGTCGAATGGCTGAATCAACTTGAGAAAGAAGGCCGCTTTGCCAAGGACGTCTGGGCAGGTGCCTGA
- the fdhA gene encoding formaldehyde dehydrogenase, glutathione-independent produces MGGNRAVAYTGNGGVTVKEIDFPELVLRDGPGVNPKNVGRKCEHGVILKVVSTNICGSDQHMVRGRTTAPEGLVLGHEITGEVMETGRDVEFVKKGDLVSVPFNIACGRCRNCIEGKTHICLNVNPDRPGSAYGYVDMGGWVGGQAEYVMVPYADFQVLKFPDKDEAMEKMLDLTMLSDIFPTGFHGAYTAGVQMGSTVYIAGAGPVGLAAAHSAQLLGASTVIVGDLIEERLEQARSFGCETINVAKHDDLSEQIDQILGAPEVDAAVDCVGFEAHGHNHEEAPAAVLNSAMKAAKAGGGLGIPGLYVTEDPGSSDEDARRGTLKLDFGLGWAKAQTFVTGQTPVMRYHRGLMMSILKGKAQIAKAVNATVIGLDEAPQGYEAFDDGAAKKFVLDPHGLLKK; encoded by the coding sequence ATGGGTGGAAATCGTGCGGTGGCCTATACAGGAAACGGTGGCGTGACGGTAAAGGAAATTGATTTTCCAGAATTGGTATTGCGGGATGGTCCGGGAGTGAATCCAAAGAATGTCGGCAGGAAGTGTGAGCACGGCGTTATATTAAAAGTGGTCTCGACAAATATTTGCGGAAGCGATCAGCATATGGTCCGTGGACGGACGACGGCCCCGGAAGGACTGGTGCTCGGCCATGAAATAACCGGAGAAGTGATGGAAACGGGAAGGGACGTCGAATTTGTGAAGAAAGGGGATCTCGTCTCCGTTCCATTTAATATAGCCTGCGGGCGCTGCCGCAACTGTATCGAAGGGAAGACGCATATTTGTCTGAATGTGAACCCCGACCGGCCGGGGTCGGCCTACGGGTATGTCGATATGGGCGGATGGGTCGGCGGTCAGGCGGAATATGTCATGGTCCCCTATGCAGATTTCCAAGTATTGAAGTTCCCGGATAAAGACGAAGCGATGGAGAAGATGCTGGATTTGACGATGCTCTCTGATATTTTCCCGACCGGTTTTCATGGTGCTTATACGGCCGGGGTACAGATGGGTTCGACGGTTTATATTGCAGGTGCCGGCCCGGTCGGTCTGGCCGCAGCCCATTCTGCCCAGCTTCTCGGGGCATCGACCGTCATTGTCGGGGATTTAATAGAAGAAAGACTGGAGCAGGCGAGAAGTTTCGGCTGCGAAACGATTAATGTTGCCAAGCATGATGATCTATCCGAACAGATTGATCAGATCCTCGGTGCTCCGGAGGTGGATGCCGCTGTCGACTGTGTCGGCTTCGAAGCGCACGGACATAACCACGAGGAAGCTCCTGCCGCGGTGCTGAATTCGGCGATGAAGGCGGCGAAGGCCGGCGGTGGCCTCGGTATTCCCGGACTCTACGTCACGGAAGACCCGGGCTCCTCTGATGAGGATGCCCGCCGTGGGACGCTGAAGCTTGATTTCGGCCTCGGTTGGGCGAAAGCACAAACCTTCGTTACTGGTCAGACGCCTGTCATGCGCTATCACAGAGGATTGATGATGTCGATTTTGAAAGGGAAGGCGCAGATTGCCAAGGCGGTGAATGCGACCGTGATCGGTCTGGACGAAGCTCCTCAAGGATATGAAGCGTTCGATGACGGTGCGGCGAAGAAATTCGTCCTTGATCCACACGGACTCTTGAAGAAATAG